TGGAGCCGTCACCGGCCACGTTGATGACAAGCTTGTCCGGGAAGGCGAACTGCGCGCCGATGGCTGCGGGGAAGCCGTAGCCCATGGTGCCCAGCCCGCCGCTGGTCAGCAGGGTGCGCGGTTTGGTGAAGGTATAGAACTGCGCGGCCCACATCTGGTTCTGCCCCACCTCGGTGGCGATGATGGCATCGCCCTTGGTGATGGCGTACATGGCCTCGATGACCTGCTGCGGCTTGATGTGGCCGTTCCTGGTGTAGGCCAGCGGATGGTTGGCCTTCCATTCGTGCACGGTCTGCAGCCAGTCGGCATGCATGCCCGACCAGTCGGTATCGGCCATCTTGGCGCGGCAGATCTCCAGGATGCCTTCCAGGGCCTGGCGGCAGTCGCCCACCACGGGCACGTCCACTTCCACGTTCTTGCGGATGGAGGTGGGGTCGATGTCGATATGCACGATGCGCGCATGGGAGGCGAAGTCCTGCAGACGGCCGGTCACGCGGTCATCGAAGCGCGCGCCCACGCAGACCAGCAGGTCCGCATGGTTGATGCTCATGTTGGCGGCATAGGTGCCGTGCATGCCCACCATGCCCAGCCACAGGTCCCCGTTGGCGGGGAAGGCCCCCAGCCCCATGAGCGTGGTGGCCACGGGGATGTCCAGTTCGTGGGCCAGTTCGCAGAGGACCTCGGAGGCATCGGCCATGATGACGCCCCCGCCCGCCAGGATGACGGGCTTGCGGGCCCTGGCCAGCTCTTCGGCCGTACGGCGCAGCTGGTTCAGGTTGGGCTTGTAGGTGGGGTTGTAGCTGCGCATGAAGATGTCCTCGGGCCAGACGAATTCCGTACGGGCCTGCATGACATCCTTGGGCAGGTCCACGAGGACGGGCCCGGGGCGTCCGGAACGCGCAAGATAGAAGGCCTGGCGGATGGTCTTGGCCAGGTTGCGCACGTCCTTCACCAGAAAATTGTGTTTGGTACAGGGACGGGTGATGCCCACGATATCGACTTCCTGGAAGGCGTCGTTACCGATGAGCTGCGTGGGGACCTGTCCCGTGAAGACGACCAGCGGAATGGAATCACAGTAGGCTGTGGCTATGCCCGTAACGGTATTGGTGGCACCCGGTCCGGAAGTGACCAGGCAGCACCCTACCTTGCCGGAGGCACGGGCATAGCCATCAGCCGCGTGCACAGCCCCTTGTTCATGCCGCACCAGAACATGCTTCAGTTCGGGATGCCGCGGCAACTCGTCATAAATATCAATCACAGCACCGCCCGGGTAACCGAACAGTACATCAACACCTTCTTTTTTAAGGGATTCAAGGAGAATCTGCGCACCTGTGAGTTCCATAGGGTCAACTCCTGCGCCAGCAGTTATGCTCCGGCGCGATGGCTATCCAAGAGCTCCATGAGCTTGGTTTTGCCTTCAAGTTTCTGTTTCTTAAGCTGCTTCAGGGTCTGTTCCTCGGTGGGAGTACGGAAAGCCTTGGCTTCCAGCTTGTCTACCTGCTTGCTGTAAAGGACGTGGTCTTCCCATAGGGATTTCAGCTCCGGATCAGTGGGCAGTAGCTGTTCGATGAGTTCAATTTCATGCTGATCCATAAGAAATCTCCAGCGTTAGATGTTCGGCGCCACGGATGGCGCCCGTTACGGCAAACCGCTACACCAGAGTAGCGGCAAACTGGGCCAGTGATGCGATGACGATGCGGTTGATGAGCTGGATGACCAGCAGCACCACCACCGGCGAGAAATCGATGCCGTTGGTGTAGGTGAAGGGCAGCCATTTCCGCACCCGGTAGAACACCGGTTCCGTCAGGGTGCGCAGGGCGCGCACCACAGGGTTGTAGGGGTCGGGCCGCACCCACGAGAGCACGGCCGCCACGATGACAACCCAGAAATACAGATTGAGGACTATGGCCAGCAGATCGACCACGGCCAGGATGACGTTCTGTACAAAAAACATGCCTACTCCCATTCATTTTGCAGCAGCCCGGCCAGTTCGTCATAACCGGCCGCCGCGAGCGGGCCCTGCAGATCCCCGCCGAATGCCGCGAACACGACGCCAGCGGCAGTGGCGGCTTTCTGGTCATTGGGGCTGTCGCCCACAAAAAGCACCTGCGCAGGATCGGCCCCCCACTGTTCAAGGATCAGCCGCACGCCGTCCGGGGCGGGCTTGGGGGCGGCATCCGTTGCCGTGACTACAGGATTAAAATAGGAGGGCAACGCCAAAAAGTCCAGAACCCTTTGCATCCCTTCCGCAGTTCTGTTGGTATGCACGGCCAGGCGCATGCCGTGGCCGCGGGCAAGCTCGAGGAATTCCCGGTAACCGGGATAGATCTGCAGCAGGGGGACGATGTCGCGTGAATAGATGACCTTTGTCCGCACCACTTCATACATGCGCCGGTGCATCTCGGGAGGCACGATGTATTCCAGCGCCTGCCGCGCCGTGGCCATGAACGTATAGGCATCCTGCTCCGGGGTCAGGGGCGGCAGTCCCAGGGCCGCCAGCACCTTGTTGTAAAAGATGGCGTTGGCGGCGCGGGAATCGATCATGACCCCGTCACAGTCGAAGATGATGCCGGTGAGGCCGTGCGGGAAAAGTCTGCCCATCAGTCGTCCCCGCGCAGCACCACGGTACGTTCCTCCTGCCAGCCGGGGCAGCAGCGGGGCGCACGCGGACGCCCGAGGATGCGCCACAGGGGGGCGCGCGCCTGCAGCAGGGGCACGGCATGGCCGTCCGCATCACACAGGCGCAGGGGGCCGTCACCGGGCAGGGGCCGGAACGCCAGCTCGCCCTGGCCGTCCAGCAGGTCGCGGCGCATGCGGCCCTCGGCCAGCAGCAGGCAGTCCGCCGGGACAAAGCGCACCACGGCGTCCAGCAGGCGGGGCCAGGCGGGCAGCAGGGAATCGTCCACCTGCACGGGGCTGTTGAAGGCGGCCAGGGTGGCCAGGGCGGCTTCCGTATCGCGGGCATCGCCCGCCAGCAGGGCCGCCTCGTCAGGATCGGCGGGGTCCATGTCCAGCGCGGCCTGCAAGCGGGCATTGCTGCTGCTCAGGCTGGAGCTCAGGGCCTGGAGTTCGGCCAGGCGTTCTTCCTGCAGCCAGCTCCAGAGCAGCATGCGCTGGGCCGCGCAGGCCTTTTCCCGCTCCTCGCGGGCGGCTTCCAGGGCCTGGGCCGTCTCCAGGGTGCCGTCGGCCATCAGGCCGGCGCGCAGGGCGCTTTCCGCGCTGTTGCGGCGGGCGCGGCCCACATCGGCGCCCAGAGTGCCCACCGGCTGGCCGGAAAGGGCGGCATCCCCCATGCGCTGGAGGTCATCCAGGCAGACCGCGGCCTCACGCGGCGAAAAAGGCAGGTTGTCCGGCATATGCCACGGCCCCTGGGGAGCCGGGACCGTAACGGTCACGGCGCGACGACCGGATGCCGTCAGCCCTCCGGCGGCAGGACGGGAAAATTCTTCCGGCAGGCCGGGCCACAGACGCAACACGGGACAGCAACCCGCCGCAGGGGAAAGCGGTGCCTCCCCGGGCAGGGGACCGCGCAGGGCGGGGACACGGATACAGAGTGCGGACATGTCTCATCCTTGGTTAAGCTGGAGTTTTTAGCATACGCCACAGGGGGACACCATTGCAAGGCCAAAGCCGTCATTCCCTGACTGCTGCGGCGCCTGCCCGCAGAAGGGCCCGTGCGGGGAAGGAGGTCAGGGCTGGCGGCCCCCCGATGACGGCGGAAGGCCGGGCAGGCGTGCTTCCCCGGCAGCCTGTCCTGCGGCGGCGGACAGGTCTTCCAGGCCCGCGCCCGAAATGCGGGCAGCAGGCCGATAGCCGCAACCTGCCGGAAAAACAGCCTGTCTGCGTATAGTTATTGTCACTGGCAACGATATGGCATATAAGGCCCTTCTGGCCGCTAACGGCCCCACGTAACCAGCGCACCGCCCGACGGTGCCGTAAGGAGTAGAAGATATGGAACAGGGCACCATTCGCCTGAAGACCGGTCTTGCAGAAATGCTCAAGGGTGGCGTCATCATGGACGTGACCACCCCCGAACAGGCGAAGATCGCCGAAGAAGCCGGCGCCTGCGCCGTCATGGCCCTTGAACGCGTCCCGGCCGACATCCGCGCCGCCGGCGGCATCGCCCGCATGGCCGACCCCACCATCGTCAAGCGCATCATGGAAGTGGTGAGCATCCCCGTCATGGCCAAGGCCCGCATCGGCCATTTCGTGGAGGCCCGCATCCTTGAGGCCCTGGGCGTGGACTACATCGACGAGAGCGAAGTGCTGACCCCCGCCGATGACCGGTATCATATCGACAAGCGCGACTTCACCGTGCCCTTCGTCTGCGGCTGCCGCAACCTGGGCGAGGCCCTGCGCCGCATCGCCGAAGGCGCGGCCATGATCCGCACCAAGGGCGAGCCCGGCACCGGCAACGTGGTGGAAGCCGTGCGCCATTGCCGCCAGGTCATGGACGAGATCCGCGTGCTCTGCTCCCTGCCCGAGGCCGAAGTGCCCAATTTCGCCAAGGAAAACGGCGCTCCCCTGGAAGTCTGCCTGGCCGTGCGCAAGGAAGGCCGCCTGCCTGTGGTGAACTTTGCCGCCGGCGGCATCGCCACCCCCGCCGACGCCGCCATGATGATGCATCTGGGCTGCGACGGCGTGTTCGTGGGCTCCGGCATCTTCAAGTCCGGCGATCCGGCCAAGCGTGCCCGCGCCATCGTGCAGGCCGTGACCAACTACAAGGACTATGCCCTGCTGGCCGAGATCTCCCGCGACCTGGGCGAAGCCATGGTGGGCATCGACATCTCCACCATCCCGCCGGCCGAACGCATGCAGGAGCGGGGCTGGTAGCATGGCCCGTATCGGAGTCCTGGCCCTGCAGGGGGCCTTCCGCGAACATGCCGCGGCACTGCGCCGTCTGGGCGCCGATGTCCGCGAAGTACGCCAGCTCAAGGACATGGAAGGCCTTGAGGGCATGGTCATCCCCGGCGGCGAAAGCACCACCATCGGCAAGCTGCTGGTGGAATGGGACATGCTGGAACCGCTGCGCCGGCGCATCCTGGACGGCATGCCCGTCTACGGCAGCTGCGCGGGCCTGATCCTGCTCTGCAAGGAGATCGAAGGCTCCGGCCAGCCGCGCCTGGGCGTGCTGGACGCCACCGTGCGCCGCAACGCCTTCGGCCGTCAGGTGGACAGCTTCGAGACCGACCTGCACATCGACGGTCTGGCCGGCGGGCCCCTGCGGGCCGTGTTCATCCGCGCGCCGCTCATCAGCCGCGTGGGCGAGGACGTGCAGGTGCTGGCCCGTCTGGACGCCGACCGCGGCGAACGCATCGTGGCCGTGCGCCAGGGCCATGTGCTGGCCACCTCCTTCCACCCCGAACTGACCCCGGACCTGCGCCTGCACCGGTACTTCCTGGACATGCTGGCCTGATCCGCGGCACTTGCCGTCACACAACGGGCCCCGCGCCGGACATTCGCTGTTCCGCGCGGGGCTTTCCTATTCCTGTGTCCAGTCTGATTTTTCCATCAGCTGGGCCATATACGCCCCAAGCTCCTCATAGTGCTCACGGATCTTTTTCCACACAGCCGCCCTGTCCCTGCTCCGCATGGCCTCCACCAGCATCACATGCCGTTCGTAGAGTTCATTGAACGAGTAGAAGGCCGTCCACTGCCGGTACATCAGATATTTGGAGATGGTAGAGCAGGAATGGCGTGCCAGATCCACAAGATAGGGATTGTGGCAATGCATGAGCAGCCTGCCGTGGAAGATGTCATCCAGCTCGGTCAGTCCCAGCTGCCCCCCGGACGACGGGTTGCTTTTATGCATGTCCTTGAGGACGCGTTCCAGTTCGTCCACTTCCGCATCGCTCCAGTCGGGCAGGCTGTCGGCCACGCCTGTGGCCTCCAGTATCCCGCCGACATTGTAGCTGTTCCTGATCTCTTCCGGCGACATCAGGCGGACCCGCTTGCCCTTTTGCGGCTCCGAAGTCACCAGGCCTTCCTGCACCAGGCTTTCCAGGGCCTCGCGGACGGGCGCCCGGCTGATGCCCAGGTGCTCGGCAAGCGCCACCTCCTTGATGGCCTGTCCCGGCAGCAACTCGCCCTGCTGGATCTGCCGTTTGATGTAGTCCGCAACCACAGTGGAATACGTCTGTTTTTTGAATACCATACCAATCGCTTGTCGTTTATGCCGCCTGGCGGCGTTTTGCTCTGCTCACGGAGGCCATGCGGCTCCCCCCTTCCCGGTTTTCCTTTCCAGAGCAGCCCCGGGAGCAACAGTGCCCTGGCCTTTAAAAAATTTTTCACGAAGCCCCCTTTTGCCGTTGACTTCAAAAGTTGTCAAATGTAGTATGTCGACATTCGGCAAGAAAATATCACAAAAAAGGCCGCAGTAATCCAAGCTGTTTATTTTTTGTGTATTTTTAAAATGTCGACATTCGACATACGAATGTTAAATTACGCACGAGGAAGCCATGAAGCACATCATCCACACCAGCAAGGCGCCCGCGGCCATCGGCCCCTACTCCCAGGGCAACCGGGCCGGAGATACCGTCTACCTTTCCGGCCAGCTGGGCATCGACCCCGCAACCGGCAAACTGGCTGAAGGCGGTGTAGGCGCCCAGGCCCGCCAGTCCCTGAAGAATGTCCAGGCGCTGCTGGCTGAAGTGGGAGCCACGGAAAAGAACGTCGTCAAAACCACCGTGTTCCTGACCAGCATGGCCGACTTCCAGGAAGTCAACGAAGCCTACGCGGCTGTTTTCGACACGGACTGCCCCGCCCGGTCCTGCGTTGCTGTCAAGGAACTGCCCCTCAACGGGCTTGTGGAAATCGAAGCCATCGTCGTCCTGTAGCCCTGCTGCGGACAAAAATATCATTGCGGGATGCACGCATCATCCCAGGAGGTCCTCATGAATCTTGCCCAGTTCCCCCGTCGCGGTTATGTCACCACCCCCACCCCCATCGAGTATTGTCCCAATTTCTCCAAGGCCCTGGGCGCGGGCATCGATGTCTATATCAAGCGTGACGACATGCTCCCCGGTACCGCCGGCGGCAACAAGACCCGCAAGCTGGACTTCTGCATCGCCGAGGCCCTGCAGAAAGGCTGCGACACGGTCATCACCTGCGGCGCCGTGCAGTCCAACCACTGCCGCCTGACCCTTTCCTGGGCTGTCCATGAAGGCATGGACTGCCATCTGGTGCTGGAAGAACGCGTGAAAGACAGCTACAATCCTGAAGCCTCCGGCAACAACTTCCTGTTCCAGCTGCTGGGCGTCAAGAGCATCACCGTGGTGCCCGGCGGCAGCAACATGATGGAAGCCATGGAAAAAGTGGCTGCCAGGCTGACGGCCGAAGGCAGAAAGCCCTACATCGTCCCCGGCGGTGCTTCCACGCCTCTGGGTGCCCTGGGCTATGTGGGCTGCATGGAAGAGATCATGCACCAGATGTTCGAGATGGGCCTCAACTTCGACCACATGGTCGTGCCCAGCGGCAGCGCCGGTACCCACGCCGGGATCATCGCCGGCATGATCGGCAACAACATCAACATCCCTGTCACCGGCATCGGCGTCAACCGTCCCAAGCCCGTGCAGGAAAATGCCGTGCACACCCTGGCCAACCAGACCCTGGATCTGCTGGGGGTGGAAGCCCGCGTGCCTGCCGAAAAGGTCGTGGCTTTTGACGACTATGTGGGCCCCGGCTACTCCCTGCCCACGGACGCCATGGTCGAAGCCGTCAAGATGCTGGCCGAGACCGAAGGCATCCTGCTGGACCCCGTGTACTCCGGCAAGGCCATGTCCGGCCTGATCGACCTGGCTCGCAAGGGCTATTTCGCCAAGGGCTCCAAGGTGCTGTTCCTGCACACCGGCGGTTCGCCGGCTCTGTACGCCTATCTGCCCTGCTTCCGCTAAAATACGAGGGGGCGTGGCCTGCGGGTCGCGTCCCCTTGCTGCACCCCACCTCCAAACCATCAGCCCGTAGACGTGGAGGGCATATGCCTGAAGAAAAAAGACTCGATATGTATGGCGGTATCCTGGGCGGTGCCGTTCCTCTGGTTGTACTCATCGTCGGCCTCATCTGGCTTTGTCTTGCGGAACGTGGCGGTACCCAGCCGTTCTGGGCCTGTGCCTGGCTGGCTCTTGTCATCGGCCTGTTCTTTGCCCGCAAAAAGGAAGATTACTGCCTTGCCGCCATGCGCGGCATCGGCGATGAAAACGGCATCGTCATCATCACGGCCTGGCTGTTCGCCGGTGTTTTCGGCCAGCTCATGGCTGCCGGCGGTCTGGTGGACGGTCTGCTCTGGATGGGCATGAGCACCGGTGCCCAGGGCAGCATTTTTGTGGGCCTCGTCTTCTTTGCTTCCATGCTGTTCGCCCTGGGGACAGGCACCTCCACCGGTACCTGCATCGCCCTGACGCCCGTGCTCTACCCTGCCGGCTATTTTCTGGGTGCCGACCCGGCCATGCTCGGTCTGGCCATCCTTTCCGGTGCGGCCTTTGGCGACAACCTTTCCCCCATCGCTGATACGACCATCGTTTCCGCCTATACCCAGGGCGCGACCATGAAGGAGGTCGTCCGCAGCCGCTTCCCGCTCTCCATGTCCGCCGCCGTCATGGCCATGGTCATCTTCCTGATCTTCGGCAATGCGGACCAGGCAGCGGCCCTGCCTGATATCCAGAAGGATTTCGACCCCGCCGGCGTGCTGATGCTCCTCGCCCTGGTGGTGGTCGTCGGCTCCGCCATGCTGGGCCGTCACATCATCGAA
This is a stretch of genomic DNA from Desulfovibrio piger. It encodes these proteins:
- the pdxT gene encoding pyridoxal 5'-phosphate synthase glutaminase subunit PdxT, whose amino-acid sequence is MARIGVLALQGAFREHAAALRRLGADVREVRQLKDMEGLEGMVIPGGESTTIGKLLVEWDMLEPLRRRILDGMPVYGSCAGLILLCKEIEGSGQPRLGVLDATVRRNAFGRQVDSFETDLHIDGLAGGPLRAVFIRAPLISRVGEDVQVLARLDADRGERIVAVRQGHVLATSFHPELTPDLRLHRYFLDMLA
- a CDS encoding DUF465 domain-containing protein, giving the protein MDQHEIELIEQLLPTDPELKSLWEDHVLYSKQVDKLEAKAFRTPTEEQTLKQLKKQKLEGKTKLMELLDSHRAGA
- a CDS encoding Na+/H+ antiporter NhaC family protein yields the protein MPEEKRLDMYGGILGGAVPLVVLIVGLIWLCLAERGGTQPFWACAWLALVIGLFFARKKEDYCLAAMRGIGDENGIVIITAWLFAGVFGQLMAAGGLVDGLLWMGMSTGAQGSIFVGLVFFASMLFALGTGTSTGTCIALTPVLYPAGYFLGADPAMLGLAILSGAAFGDNLSPIADTTIVSAYTQGATMKEVVRSRFPLSMSAAVMAMVIFLIFGNADQAAALPDIQKDFDPAGVLMLLALVVVVGSAMLGRHIIESLVYGNVCAAVIAILTGHIKPTEIFGIPAQAGQSTGYIENGILSVVGPIIFAILILAVTQIMVECGIMKRILDFAHKSLVSTVRQAELFIVGVTVLASIPISANAPAELLVGPSIVRPMGERFNLSAARRANLMDCAVSTVFYILPWHIAVATWYGALYSAAQSYNIPAPALSTALYNPYSWTLLVVLLFSAITGWNRKLDIPAAANNA
- the pdxS gene encoding pyridoxal 5'-phosphate synthase lyase subunit PdxS, with product MEQGTIRLKTGLAEMLKGGVIMDVTTPEQAKIAEEAGACAVMALERVPADIRAAGGIARMADPTIVKRIMEVVSIPVMAKARIGHFVEARILEALGVDYIDESEVLTPADDRYHIDKRDFTVPFVCGCRNLGEALRRIAEGAAMIRTKGEPGTGNVVEAVRHCRQVMDEIRVLCSLPEAEVPNFAKENGAPLEVCLAVRKEGRLPVVNFAAGGIATPADAAMMMHLGCDGVFVGSGIFKSGDPAKRARAIVQAVTNYKDYALLAEISRDLGEAMVGIDISTIPPAERMQERGW
- a CDS encoding D-cysteine desulfhydrase, whose protein sequence is MNLAQFPRRGYVTTPTPIEYCPNFSKALGAGIDVYIKRDDMLPGTAGGNKTRKLDFCIAEALQKGCDTVITCGAVQSNHCRLTLSWAVHEGMDCHLVLEERVKDSYNPEASGNNFLFQLLGVKSITVVPGGSNMMEAMEKVAARLTAEGRKPYIVPGGASTPLGALGYVGCMEEIMHQMFEMGLNFDHMVVPSGSAGTHAGIIAGMIGNNINIPVTGIGVNRPKPVQENAVHTLANQTLDLLGVEARVPAEKVVAFDDYVGPGYSLPTDAMVEAVKMLAETEGILLDPVYSGKAMSGLIDLARKGYFAKGSKVLFLHTGGSPALYAYLPCFR
- a CDS encoding RidA family protein, with protein sequence MKHIIHTSKAPAAIGPYSQGNRAGDTVYLSGQLGIDPATGKLAEGGVGAQARQSLKNVQALLAEVGATEKNVVKTTVFLTSMADFQEVNEAYAAVFDTDCPARSCVAVKELPLNGLVEIEAIVVL
- a CDS encoding YggT family protein; translated protein: MFFVQNVILAVVDLLAIVLNLYFWVVIVAAVLSWVRPDPYNPVVRALRTLTEPVFYRVRKWLPFTYTNGIDFSPVVVLLVIQLINRIVIASLAQFAATLV
- the ilvB gene encoding biosynthetic-type acetolactate synthase large subunit, giving the protein MELTGAQILLESLKKEGVDVLFGYPGGAVIDIYDELPRHPELKHVLVRHEQGAVHAADGYARASGKVGCCLVTSGPGATNTVTGIATAYCDSIPLVVFTGQVPTQLIGNDAFQEVDIVGITRPCTKHNFLVKDVRNLAKTIRQAFYLARSGRPGPVLVDLPKDVMQARTEFVWPEDIFMRSYNPTYKPNLNQLRRTAEELARARKPVILAGGGVIMADASEVLCELAHELDIPVATTLMGLGAFPANGDLWLGMVGMHGTYAANMSINHADLLVCVGARFDDRVTGRLQDFASHARIVHIDIDPTSIRKNVEVDVPVVGDCRQALEGILEICRAKMADTDWSGMHADWLQTVHEWKANHPLAYTRNGHIKPQQVIEAMYAITKGDAIIATEVGQNQMWAAQFYTFTKPRTLLTSGGLGTMGYGFPAAIGAQFAFPDKLVINVAGDGSIQMNIQELATVVQNKLPVKVVILNNGHLGMVRQWQELFYNRNYSHTNMEAQPDFVKLAEAYGAEGYRISKPEELEDVLRKALTSPNPAFIDVMVEREENVYPMVPAGAALDEMLLV
- a CDS encoding GntR family transcriptional regulator, producing the protein MVFKKQTYSTVVADYIKRQIQQGELLPGQAIKEVALAEHLGISRAPVREALESLVQEGLVTSEPQKGKRVRLMSPEEIRNSYNVGGILEATGVADSLPDWSDAEVDELERVLKDMHKSNPSSGGQLGLTELDDIFHGRLLMHCHNPYLVDLARHSCSTISKYLMYRQWTAFYSFNELYERHVMLVEAMRSRDRAAVWKKIREHYEELGAYMAQLMEKSDWTQE
- a CDS encoding HAD family hydrolase translates to MGRLFPHGLTGIIFDCDGVMIDSRAANAIFYNKVLAALGLPPLTPEQDAYTFMATARQALEYIVPPEMHRRMYEVVRTKVIYSRDIVPLLQIYPGYREFLELARGHGMRLAVHTNRTAEGMQRVLDFLALPSYFNPVVTATDAAPKPAPDGVRLILEQWGADPAQVLFVGDSPNDQKAATAAGVVFAAFGGDLQGPLAAAGYDELAGLLQNEWE